The Deinococcus hopiensis KR-140 genome has a window encoding:
- a CDS encoding metallophosphoesterase — translation MDLRRLAGPFDLIGDVHGCHQEVLDLLGGLDYRLNPDGQLLPPPGRTAVFLGDLTDRGPDAVGVLRLVMGMVEAGRALCVLGNHDEKLRRRLEGRRVSTDNGLGETLEQLWAEPGAFRRRVRLFLDARPAHLLLAGGRLVAAHAGLRADLQGRRTREAWAFAVYGDTTGERDEFGHPVRRDWAAAYGGAALVVYGHTPVHRARWMNNTVNIDTGCAFGGALTALRYDPHEGGEPELSLRSVRAHRVYWPSPSFAVDLADGEQL, via the coding sequence GTGGACCTGCGGCGTCTGGCCGGGCCCTTTGACCTGATCGGCGACGTGCACGGCTGCCACCAGGAAGTCCTGGACCTGCTCGGTGGGCTGGACTACCGGCTGAACCCGGACGGGCAACTGCTCCCTCCACCGGGCCGGACCGCCGTGTTCCTGGGCGACCTGACGGACCGCGGCCCGGACGCGGTGGGTGTCCTTCGGCTCGTGATGGGAATGGTGGAGGCAGGCCGGGCACTGTGCGTGCTTGGCAACCATGACGAGAAGCTGCGCCGCCGCTTGGAGGGACGGCGGGTAAGCACCGACAACGGCCTGGGGGAGACGCTCGAGCAGCTGTGGGCAGAACCTGGTGCCTTCCGCCGCCGCGTCCGGCTCTTTCTGGACGCGCGGCCCGCGCACCTGCTGCTGGCCGGCGGGCGGCTGGTGGCGGCCCACGCGGGCCTGAGGGCGGACTTGCAGGGACGGCGCACCCGGGAGGCGTGGGCGTTCGCCGTGTACGGCGACACGACGGGAGAACGTGACGAATTCGGGCATCCGGTCCGCCGGGACTGGGCTGCGGCGTATGGGGGAGCGGCGCTGGTCGTGTACGGTCACACGCCGGTCCACCGCGCGCGCTGGATGAACAATACGGTAAACATCGATACGGGCTGCGCGTTTGGAGGTGCGCTCACGGCGCTGCGGTACGACCCTCACGAAGGAGGGGAGCCCGAGCTCAGCCTCCGGAGCGTACGCGCCCACCGGGTGTACTGGCCTTCTCCGTCGTTCGCGGTGGACCTTGCCGACGGGGAACAGCTGTAG
- a CDS encoding type I phosphomannose isomerase catalytic subunit yields the protein MTALPFRHLYRLEPQYRERVWGGQNLRPGQPPVGEAWIAYEGSRVEGEEDHTVGELAAERGAALLGRAVARRSLRFPLLIKLLDCADWLSVQVHPNDEQAARLVGPGEYGKTEAWHFLEVEPGASILAGVKPGTTRNALARAIREGQVLDVGLRREVQPGETVFIPAGTLHALGPGTLLYEVQQVSDTTYRVYDWDRPASAGRSLHIEESVEVTDPAQVPEVTPPPTFSGTAAQETVRCPFFALEVLQLGGEALTGDTLGQSAHVVTATGGEIEVRCGEESVRLGRFESVLIAGEAGRYEVRSTGGETRALRASVPEDVGDDDGQQG from the coding sequence ATGACTGCCTTGCCCTTCCGCCACCTCTACCGTCTGGAACCCCAGTACCGCGAGCGGGTCTGGGGAGGCCAAAACCTGCGTCCCGGGCAACCTCCCGTCGGGGAAGCCTGGATCGCCTACGAGGGCAGCCGTGTGGAGGGGGAGGAGGACCACACGGTGGGCGAGTTGGCCGCAGAACGCGGCGCAGCCTTGCTCGGCCGCGCCGTGGCGCGGCGCTCCCTGCGCTTTCCACTGCTGATCAAGTTGCTCGACTGCGCCGACTGGCTCTCGGTGCAGGTCCACCCCAACGACGAGCAGGCCGCCCGGCTGGTGGGACCCGGCGAGTACGGCAAGACCGAGGCGTGGCACTTTCTGGAGGTGGAACCGGGGGCGAGCATCCTGGCTGGGGTGAAGCCGGGCACCACGCGGAACGCGCTCGCCCGCGCCATTCGGGAAGGGCAGGTGCTGGACGTGGGCCTGCGGCGGGAGGTGCAGCCGGGCGAGACGGTCTTTATCCCGGCGGGAACGCTGCATGCCCTGGGACCGGGAACGCTGCTGTACGAGGTCCAGCAGGTCAGCGACACCACCTACCGCGTCTACGACTGGGACCGCCCGGCGAGCGCGGGGCGCTCCCTCCACATCGAGGAGTCCGTGGAGGTGACGGACCCGGCGCAGGTACCGGAGGTCACGCCGCCTCCCACGTTTTCGGGCACAGCGGCGCAAGAGACGGTCCGCTGCCCCTTCTTCGCGCTGGAGGTGCTGCAGCTGGGCGGCGAAGCCCTGACGGGCGACACCCTTGGGCAGTCGGCGCACGTCGTGACGGCCACAGGGGGCGAAATCGAGGTGCGCTGCGGAGAAGAGAGCGTGCGGCTGGGCCGCTTTGAAAGCGTGCTGATCGCTGGAGAGGCGGGCCGGTACGAGGTCCGCTCCACGGGCGGAGAAACGCGGGCACTGCGGGCAAGCGTTCCTGAGGACGTCGGGGACGACGACGGACAGCAGGGCTAG
- the mgrA gene encoding L-glyceraldehyde 3-phosphate reductase → MIHTPYAARDDRYDSMIYRRCGRSGLKLPAISLGLWHNFGGVDRRENARAMLRRAFDLGVTHFDLANNYGPPPGSAEETFGWALARDLRPYRDELVIATKAGYDMWEGPYGNWGSRKYLVSSLDQSLKRMGLDHVDIFYHHRPDPETPLEETVSALDHIVRSGRALYVGISNYKPEQTREAARLLRGLGTPCLIHQPSYSMLNRWVEGGLLDVLREEGVGSVVFSPLHQGLLTDRYLHGLPADSRAVASGRFLRPEHVTDEVLGRTRQLDELARERNQTLAQLALAWVLRRPEVTSALIGASRPEQIDDAVGALRGLDFSGAELERIETILKG, encoded by the coding sequence ATGATCCACACACCTTACGCTGCCCGCGACGACCGCTACGACTCCATGATCTACCGGCGCTGCGGGCGCAGCGGTTTGAAACTGCCCGCCATCTCGCTGGGGTTGTGGCACAACTTCGGCGGCGTGGACCGCCGCGAGAACGCCCGCGCCATGCTGCGCCGCGCCTTTGACCTGGGCGTGACCCACTTCGATCTCGCCAACAACTACGGCCCGCCTCCCGGCAGCGCCGAGGAAACCTTCGGCTGGGCACTGGCACGCGACCTGCGCCCCTACCGCGACGAACTCGTCATCGCCACCAAGGCGGGCTACGACATGTGGGAAGGCCCCTACGGCAACTGGGGCTCACGCAAGTACCTGGTCTCCAGCCTGGACCAGAGCCTGAAACGCATGGGCCTGGACCACGTGGACATCTTCTACCACCACCGCCCGGACCCCGAAACGCCGCTGGAAGAAACGGTGTCGGCCCTGGACCACATCGTGCGCAGCGGGCGGGCGCTGTATGTGGGCATCAGCAACTACAAGCCGGAGCAGACCCGCGAGGCGGCGCGGCTGCTGCGCGGGCTGGGCACGCCCTGCCTGATTCACCAGCCGAGCTACTCCATGCTCAACCGCTGGGTGGAGGGCGGCCTGCTGGACGTCCTGCGCGAGGAGGGCGTCGGTTCGGTTGTGTTCAGCCCGCTGCACCAGGGCCTGCTGACAGACCGGTACCTGCACGGCCTCCCCGCCGACTCACGCGCGGTGGCCTCGGGGCGGTTTCTGCGCCCCGAACACGTCACGGACGAGGTGCTGGGCCGCACCCGGCAGCTCGATGAGCTGGCGCGGGAGCGGAATCAGACCCTCGCCCAGCTGGCCCTGGCGTGGGTGCTGCGCCGCCCCGAGGTCACGTCGGCCCTTATTGGCGCGAGCCGCCCCGAACAGATCGACGACGCGGTGGGGGCGCTGCGGGGCCTGGACTTCAGCGGCGCCGAACTGGAGCGGATCGAAACCATTCTGAAGGGCTGA
- a CDS encoding site-specific DNA-methyltransferase — translation MSRETPYDHLSRDELLTLLERRDAERTFGLVWERDAARHEETLRGEVVTLEPVEELGVGGEPHRNLIIEGDNFDALRSLRLTHRGQVKCIYIDPPYNTGGQEVTYHDRFGQREHRFEHSAWLEFMYRRLHLARDLLREDGVLLVSIDDNEVAPLTLMLDGLFPGGRVATFVWRRRNGSNAVPDTFVTVDHEYVLCYARPGFSFAGTAKALDDYREFDPGNPDPWKNGDLSKPHTYRQRPNGFYAVHDPAEDVWYPPNPARVWAFASAGQTRPGQKLRRQTMEQLVAEGRVVFPRRQPPAVYPSAAALREAIRAGHAPRFLRLGLFDTPEEEEEYLAFYVGKRVGFGTLGYKRFRSEMRTTSKPVSTWIAGLREAANEEGATILRSGLNADGTALLGQMLQGTGAEFSYPKPLSLLQSLLRQATGPGDLVLDFFAGSGTTAHAVLALNAEQQAEPERRFMLVSSTEAGPGAPERNVCRDVTRERVARAIAGYTARSRSGQVAVTGLGGEFAYLRTRRVAASRLREETGDTQVWTTLQLLHTGELGLFCPDTPVQRLQAEHLLLLYLTRVDGDVLTEVRALAGGTALPVWVYTWEPEAVRPHLPEGRVRTGGVAEVLRPFQDGEAI, via the coding sequence GTGAGCCGGGAAACGCCCTACGACCACCTCAGCCGGGATGAGTTGCTGACACTGCTTGAGCGGCGTGACGCCGAGCGCACATTTGGACTGGTCTGGGAGCGGGACGCGGCCAGGCATGAGGAGACGTTGCGGGGGGAAGTGGTGACGCTGGAGCCGGTGGAGGAGCTGGGGGTGGGCGGCGAACCCCACCGCAACCTGATCATCGAGGGGGACAACTTCGATGCGCTGCGGTCCCTGCGGCTCACGCACCGGGGGCAGGTCAAGTGCATCTACATCGACCCGCCGTACAACACGGGTGGGCAGGAAGTCACGTATCACGACCGCTTCGGGCAGCGCGAGCACCGGTTCGAACACTCGGCCTGGCTGGAGTTCATGTACCGCCGGCTGCACCTGGCCCGGGACCTGCTGCGGGAAGACGGCGTGCTGCTGGTGTCCATCGACGACAACGAGGTGGCCCCGCTGACATTGATGCTCGACGGCTTGTTTCCCGGGGGCCGGGTGGCGACGTTCGTGTGGCGGCGGCGCAACGGCAGCAACGCGGTGCCGGACACGTTTGTGACTGTGGATCACGAGTACGTGCTGTGTTACGCGCGGCCGGGCTTTTCATTCGCGGGGACCGCCAAGGCGCTGGACGACTACCGGGAATTCGATCCCGGCAACCCGGACCCCTGGAAAAATGGAGACCTCAGCAAACCGCACACCTACCGCCAGCGGCCCAATGGATTCTACGCGGTCCACGATCCCGCAGAGGACGTGTGGTATCCCCCCAACCCCGCGCGGGTCTGGGCCTTCGCTTCAGCGGGGCAGACCCGCCCCGGCCAGAAGCTGCGGCGGCAGACGATGGAGCAGCTCGTCGCGGAAGGCCGGGTGGTATTTCCACGCCGGCAGCCTCCTGCGGTGTACCCCAGCGCCGCGGCGCTGCGGGAGGCCATCCGGGCGGGCCACGCTCCCCGTTTTCTGCGGCTCGGGCTGTTCGATACCCCCGAGGAGGAGGAAGAGTACCTCGCCTTCTATGTGGGCAAACGCGTGGGCTTCGGCACACTGGGCTACAAACGCTTCCGGTCGGAGATGAGGACGACCAGCAAGCCGGTGTCCACCTGGATCGCCGGACTGCGGGAGGCGGCGAACGAGGAGGGCGCCACCATTTTGCGAAGCGGCCTGAACGCCGACGGAACGGCGCTGCTCGGCCAGATGTTGCAGGGCACCGGGGCCGAGTTCAGCTATCCCAAACCGCTGTCACTGCTGCAATCGCTGCTGAGGCAGGCGACGGGACCGGGGGACCTGGTCCTCGACTTCTTCGCGGGCAGCGGCACCACAGCCCACGCGGTGCTCGCGCTAAACGCCGAGCAGCAGGCGGAGCCGGAGCGGCGCTTTATGCTGGTGTCCTCCACAGAGGCGGGGCCCGGAGCCCCGGAACGCAACGTCTGCCGGGACGTGACGCGTGAGCGGGTGGCGCGGGCGATCGCGGGCTACACCGCCCGCAGCCGCTCGGGGCAGGTCGCGGTGACGGGCCTTGGGGGCGAGTTCGCCTACCTGCGGACGCGGCGGGTGGCCGCCAGCCGCCTCCGGGAAGAGACTGGGGACACCCAGGTCTGGACGACGCTGCAGCTCCTGCACACGGGAGAACTGGGCCTCTTCTGTCCGGACACCCCGGTACAGCGGCTGCAGGCGGAACACCTGCTGCTGCTCTACCTCACGCGGGTGGACGGGGACGTGCTGACCGAGGTGCGCGCGCTGGCCGGAGGAACGGCGCTGCCGGTATGGGTCTATACCTGGGAACCGGAGGCCGTCCGGCCGCACCTTCCGGAAGGGAGGGTGAGGACCGGAGGCGTGGCGGAGGTCCTGCGGCCCTTTCAGGACGGCGAGGCCATCTGA
- a CDS encoding VOC family protein, with the protein MSTSPILDLAGITLEVNHLPRGVRFYTQVLGLDLEALDEVRQTARFRVNLAQTLTLWKPVTRQASAPRLAPLHARGASHLHYAWQIEPDDLERCKSLLDEHGLEWTEIDLGTPERPDPTVYFFDPFGHGLELRGVNRADERQPALPPVPRPCPPHALPVMGLREAAIAFSDYPAMLARLPRAYGFALAKEQPDRDFAQFTLGPEPEHDGNGTPRRWLYAWDPQVGLADMFGGDHALLQFYADVPAVLARVRAEGLPHVETGEQLAVRDPEGHVFEFLPLPK; encoded by the coding sequence ATGTCTACCTCGCCCATTCTCGACCTCGCCGGCATCACGCTGGAAGTCAACCACCTGCCCCGCGGAGTGCGTTTTTATACCCAGGTGCTGGGGTTGGACCTCGAAGCCCTGGACGAGGTCCGGCAGACGGCCCGGTTTCGGGTGAACCTCGCCCAGACCCTGACCCTCTGGAAGCCCGTGACCCGCCAGGCGAGCGCGCCTCGCCTCGCGCCACTGCACGCGCGGGGGGCCTCGCACCTGCATTACGCGTGGCAGATTGAGCCGGACGATCTGGAGCGCTGCAAGAGTCTACTGGACGAGCACGGGCTGGAATGGACCGAGATTGACCTCGGTACCCCCGAGCGGCCGGACCCGACCGTCTACTTTTTCGATCCCTTCGGGCACGGCCTGGAGTTGCGTGGTGTCAACCGGGCGGACGAGCGCCAGCCCGCCCTTCCCCCTGTACCCAGGCCGTGCCCTCCCCATGCCCTGCCTGTGATGGGCCTGCGCGAAGCGGCCATCGCCTTTAGCGATTACCCCGCCATGCTGGCCCGGTTGCCGCGCGCCTACGGTTTTGCCCTGGCCAAGGAGCAGCCGGACCGGGACTTCGCGCAGTTCACCCTGGGCCCGGAGCCCGAGCACGACGGAAACGGCACCCCCCGGCGCTGGCTGTATGCCTGGGACCCGCAGGTGGGGCTGGCCGACATGTTTGGTGGGGACCACGCGCTGCTGCAGTTCTACGCCGATGTTCCCGCGGTCCTGGCCCGGGTGCGGGCCGAGGGGCTGCCCCACGTGGAGACCGGCGAACAGCTCGCAGTGCGGGATCCCGAGGGGCACGTGTTCGAGTTCCTGCCCTTGCCGAAGTAA
- a CDS encoding tryptophan 2,3-dioxygenase, which translates to MSDSASSPANPAASPERDATERAHLDFTRRLSYGDYLRVDALLGAHQPLTGAHDEHLFITVHHVSELWLDLVVRELRAAMDLLSAGVTDTPLKMLSRVVRAQEQLTAAWSVLKTMTPADYLQFRGSFGEASGFQSAGYRMVEILLGNRNPTLLRPFTHRPDLYGPLDAALHAPSVYDLTLRLLAARGLAIPAEVLERDPTGPHGEHPEVLAAWLTVYRDTERYWDLYELAEKLLDVEDNFRAWRFNHLTTVERTIGFKAGSGGTSGAGYLRRALSVVLFPELWQVRTSL; encoded by the coding sequence ATGAGCGACTCCGCTTCTTCCCCGGCAAATCCGGCCGCATCGCCTGAACGCGACGCCACCGAACGGGCGCACCTCGACTTTACCCGGCGGCTGAGCTACGGCGACTACCTGCGGGTGGACGCCTTGCTCGGCGCGCACCAGCCGCTGACCGGCGCGCACGACGAGCACCTCTTTATCACGGTGCACCACGTCTCCGAGCTGTGGCTGGACCTGGTGGTGCGCGAGCTGCGCGCGGCGATGGACCTGCTGTCGGCGGGCGTGACCGACACGCCGCTGAAGATGCTCTCGCGGGTGGTGCGCGCCCAGGAGCAGCTCACGGCGGCGTGGTCCGTCCTCAAGACGATGACGCCCGCCGACTACCTGCAGTTCCGGGGTTCGTTCGGCGAGGCGTCGGGGTTTCAGTCGGCTGGGTACCGCATGGTGGAGATCTTGCTGGGCAACCGCAACCCCACGCTGCTGCGGCCCTTCACGCACCGCCCGGACCTGTACGGCCCGCTGGACGCGGCGCTGCACGCGCCGAGCGTCTATGACCTCACCTTGCGGCTGCTCGCGGCGCGGGGCCTGGCCATTCCGGCCGAGGTGCTGGAGCGTGACCCGACCGGTCCCCACGGGGAGCACCCCGAGGTGCTCGCCGCATGGCTCACGGTCTACCGCGACACCGAGCGCTACTGGGACCTGTACGAGCTGGCCGAGAAACTGCTGGACGTGGAGGACAATTTCCGCGCCTGGCGCTTCAATCACCTCACCACCGTGGAGCGCACCATCGGCTTCAAGGCCGGCAGTGGCGGCACGAGCGGGGCCGGCTACCTGCGCCGCGCCCTGAGCGTCGTGCTGTTTCCCGAGCTGTGGCAGGTGCGCACCAGCCTGTAG